The following proteins are encoded in a genomic region of Methylobacterium tardum:
- a CDS encoding acyl-CoA synthetase, with protein MARDTIYDRDLDRVPANHQPLTPLLYLDRAARVFPDQVAVIHGALRRPYRDLYARARRLASALAARGIGRGDTVAALLANTPEMIECHYGVPMTGAVLNTLNTRLDADAIRFCLEHGEAKVLITDREFAKTAAAALDGLATKPFVIDVDDPEYDGPGARLGETDFEAFLAGGDPEHDWHLPDDEWDAITLNYTSGTTGDPKGVVYHHRGAALLALGNVITGGLGQHPVYLWTLPMFHCNGWCFPWTLSIVAGTHVCLRQVRAEAMYRLMDEHAVTHLCGAPIVMQMLINAPDAERRDLPRRVAFFTAAAPPPEAVLAGMSEAGFDVTHLYGLTESYGPAVVNAWHADWDALAADQRAARKARQGVRYPVLEALDVRDPETLEPVPADGATIGEVMMRGNVVMRGYLKNPAATQAAFKGGWFRTGDLGVKHPDGYVQLKDRSKDIIISGGENISPIEVEDALFKHPAVAAAAVVAKPDPKWGETPCAFAELKPGATPSADELIQWCRGRLASYKLPRHVVFGELPKTSTGKVQKFILRERARQDGA; from the coding sequence ATGGCCCGCGACACGATCTACGACCGCGATCTCGACCGCGTGCCGGCCAACCACCAGCCGCTGACCCCCCTGCTCTATCTCGACCGGGCCGCGCGGGTCTTCCCCGATCAGGTCGCCGTCATCCACGGCGCCCTGCGGCGGCCCTACCGGGACCTCTATGCCCGCGCGCGCCGTCTCGCCTCGGCGCTGGCGGCGCGCGGGATCGGCCGCGGCGACACGGTGGCGGCGCTGCTCGCCAACACTCCCGAGATGATCGAGTGCCATTACGGCGTGCCGATGACCGGGGCCGTGCTCAACACCCTCAACACACGCCTCGACGCCGACGCGATCCGCTTCTGCCTGGAGCATGGCGAGGCCAAGGTGCTGATCACCGACCGCGAATTCGCCAAGACAGCCGCCGCAGCCCTCGACGGACTCGCGACGAAGCCCTTCGTCATCGACGTCGACGACCCCGAATACGACGGTCCCGGCGCGCGCCTCGGCGAGACCGACTTCGAGGCCTTCCTGGCCGGCGGAGACCCGGAGCACGACTGGCATCTGCCGGACGACGAGTGGGACGCGATCACGCTGAACTACACGTCGGGCACCACGGGCGACCCGAAGGGCGTAGTCTATCACCACCGCGGCGCGGCCCTGCTGGCGCTCGGCAACGTCATCACGGGCGGGCTCGGCCAGCACCCGGTCTATCTCTGGACCCTGCCGATGTTCCACTGCAACGGCTGGTGCTTCCCCTGGACCCTGTCGATCGTGGCCGGCACCCATGTCTGCCTGCGCCAGGTCCGGGCCGAGGCGATGTACCGGCTGATGGATGAGCACGCGGTCACCCATCTCTGCGGGGCGCCGATCGTCATGCAGATGCTGATCAACGCTCCCGATGCCGAGCGGCGCGACCTGCCCCGGCGGGTCGCCTTCTTCACCGCCGCCGCGCCGCCGCCGGAGGCGGTGCTGGCCGGCATGTCGGAGGCCGGGTTCGACGTCACCCACCTCTACGGCCTGACCGAGAGCTACGGCCCGGCGGTGGTCAATGCCTGGCACGCCGACTGGGACGCGCTCGCGGCCGACCAGCGGGCGGCCCGGAAGGCCCGCCAGGGCGTGCGCTATCCGGTCCTGGAAGCGCTCGATGTCCGCGATCCGGAAACGCTGGAGCCGGTGCCCGCCGACGGGGCCACGATCGGGGAGGTGATGATGCGCGGCAACGTGGTGATGCGCGGCTATCTCAAGAATCCCGCCGCCACCCAGGCCGCCTTCAAGGGCGGCTGGTTCCGCACCGGCGACCTCGGGGTGAAGCACCCGGACGGCTACGTCCAGCTCAAGGACCGCTCGAAGGACATCATCATCTCAGGGGGCGAGAACATCTCGCCGATCGAGGTCGAGGACGCGCTGTTCAAGCATCCGGCGGTCGCCGCCGCCGCGGTGGTGGCCAAGCCCGATCCGAAATGGGGCGAGACGCCCTGCGCGTTCGCCGAGCTGAAGCCGGGCGCGACGCCCAGCGCCGACGAGTTGATCCAGTGGTGCCGGGGGCGGCTGGCCTCCTACAAGCTGCCGCGCCACGTCGTGTTCGGGGAGTTGCCCAAGACCTCCACCGGCAAGGTTCAGAAGTTCATCCTGCGCGAGCGGGCCCGGCAGGACGGGGCCTGA
- a CDS encoding phytanoyl-CoA dioxygenase family protein: MGRIVNGAAITGPPAQLKQSRSLVIRSAGEHMSATLAAVLPPSSGRQRFAPLSAFNTLGYAGPFTLRDTAQVETLRRFIEGHRDPGILGRILSKARLIGDRRLQQVDGHLAFRPLYDFAVQPQLLGDVEAILGPDILLWKGRIIVRQPGSSGQDWHVDFDNKMVGGVHITFAIAPMTSDNGALQLIPGTHRYEVSLHESQRNGACDLRDAASMLALADATHPENAPHELVTMELEPGEYFLTKGGLWHGVPPNHTVSPRPAVLSRYMAPDVESHIWSHDDSAPVVMSKRSLPCILVRGEDSFRLNRLHAPPRPVAGMDPNHRNAARRAV; the protein is encoded by the coding sequence ATGGGGCGGATCGTGAATGGCGCTGCCATTACTGGCCCCCCAGCTCAGCTCAAACAATCCCGAAGCTTGGTCATTCGATCTGCAGGAGAGCACATGTCGGCGACATTGGCTGCGGTTCTGCCCCCATCCTCGGGCCGTCAGCGCTTCGCACCGCTCTCGGCCTTCAACACGTTGGGTTATGCCGGACCGTTCACGCTGCGTGACACGGCCCAGGTCGAGACCTTGCGCCGCTTCATCGAAGGTCATCGAGACCCCGGTATCCTCGGCCGTATCCTGTCCAAGGCACGGTTGATCGGCGATCGCCGCCTTCAACAGGTCGACGGCCACCTGGCATTTCGCCCGCTCTACGACTTCGCCGTGCAGCCTCAGCTGCTCGGCGACGTCGAGGCCATCCTCGGTCCCGATATCCTCCTCTGGAAAGGCCGGATCATCGTTCGGCAGCCCGGCAGTTCGGGGCAGGATTGGCACGTGGACTTCGACAACAAGATGGTCGGTGGCGTCCACATCACCTTTGCGATCGCGCCGATGACGAGCGACAACGGGGCGCTGCAGCTGATCCCGGGGACGCATCGCTACGAGGTCTCGCTGCACGAGAGTCAGCGCAACGGCGCCTGCGATCTGCGCGACGCCGCGAGCATGCTCGCGCTCGCCGACGCGACGCATCCCGAGAACGCGCCGCACGAACTCGTCACGATGGAGCTCGAGCCGGGAGAATACTTCCTGACGAAGGGCGGCCTCTGGCACGGCGTGCCGCCGAACCACACCGTCTCGCCCCGTCCCGCCGTGCTGTCGCGCTACATGGCGCCGGACGTCGAGAGCCACATCTGGAGCCACGATGACTCGGCGCCCGTCGTCATGAGCAAGCGGAGTCTGCCCTGCATCCTTGTGCGGGGCGAGGACAGCTTCCGGCTCAATCGCCTGCATGCGCCGCCGCGGCCGGTGGCGGGGATGGACCCGAACCATCGAAACGCGGCGCGGCGGGCTGTCTAG
- a CDS encoding DUF6894 family protein, translating to MFRRFYFDVDNGRETVRDDEGVEAEDLEQALSDARAVIGEIADELQALDVDSLWTLVVRDETGLTVAHLPLGLFSRSQRK from the coding sequence ATGTTCAGGCGTTTCTACTTCGACGTCGATAATGGACGGGAAACGGTTCGCGACGACGAGGGCGTCGAGGCTGAGGACCTGGAGCAAGCGTTGTCCGATGCGCGAGCCGTCATCGGCGAAATAGCCGATGAACTGCAGGCTCTCGATGTGGATAGTCTGTGGACGCTCGTCGTGCGCGACGAAACAGGATTGACGGTCGCGCATCTGCCACTCGGACTGTTCTCTCGTTCACAGCGGAAGTAA
- a CDS encoding phosphopantetheine-binding protein, producing MKLRGFRIEPEEIEAVLARHAGLGACAVVLREDVTGEPRLVCYFAEANRPVTTAALREALGRHLPDYMIPSLFVPLAALPLSPAGKVDRKRLPGLDAVPAVDAAPLSTGGRAPGTPTERTLTAIVTEVLGIEAIGIDDDMFAFGLDSLQVFRIVARAHQAGIRTTAKDLFLHRCVSAIAAESDVAPVQVRSRPTLVGVARAARRAGANGGHLRSEELL from the coding sequence GTGAAGCTGCGCGGCTTCCGGATCGAGCCCGAGGAGATCGAGGCGGTCCTGGCGCGGCATGCGGGACTGGGCGCCTGTGCCGTGGTGCTGCGCGAAGACGTCACGGGCGAGCCGCGGCTTGTCTGCTACTTCGCCGAGGCGAACCGGCCCGTCACGACGGCGGCGTTGCGCGAGGCCCTCGGCCGGCACCTGCCCGATTACATGATCCCGAGCCTGTTCGTGCCGCTAGCGGCGCTCCCGCTCTCGCCGGCCGGCAAGGTCGACCGCAAACGCCTCCCCGGGCTCGACGCGGTGCCCGCGGTGGACGCGGCGCCGCTCTCCACGGGCGGGCGGGCGCCCGGCACGCCGACCGAGCGGACGCTGACCGCGATCGTGACGGAGGTCCTCGGCATCGAGGCCATCGGGATCGACGACGACATGTTCGCCTTCGGCCTCGACTCGCTTCAGGTCTTCCGGATCGTGGCGCGCGCGCATCAGGCGGGCATTCGGACCACCGCGAAGGACCTGTTTCTCCATCGTTGCGTGTCGGCCATCGCCGCCGAGAGCGACGTGGCGCCGGTTCAGGTGCGCAGCAGGCCGACGCTCGTCGGCGTCGCCCGCGCGGCGCGCCGCGCGGGGGCGAACGGCGGTCACCTACGGTCCGAGGAACTCCTGTGA
- a CDS encoding TonB-dependent siderophore receptor, with protein MRVAHPRPGARRPTLRPTLRALLAGASLAVLAQAAVSPALAQDATPPRRGVSSPPAGSSVQLEELSVESQGGGAPVSAARAGAAARAVESPTGPIDGFVAKRSATATKTNTPLIETPQSITVVGRQQLDTQNAQTLTQATQYVAGTYAGTFGADTRLDFFQLRGFVVSDYGLYLNGLQLLNFGFAYSRVDTFGLERVEVLRGPSAVLFGAGNPGGLINQISKRPTENPFGYIEVGGGSFDQRYAAFDVGGPADREGHWFTRLTGYARNGGTQVQGAPDDSYYIAPAFTYKPDGSTKFTVLSSFQHDNTAVTSNFLPYYGTARPTVLGLRIPRSLNVGDAGFNTYQRDQAFIGYEFEHVFDDTWAVRQNARYAFTQSYQNSYIGQLGYADPLQTQLARYLFRDHAKIAQLDVDTQAEAKFSDGFFQHDFLMGVEYRNFQIHDNQASGFPGPNLNIFAPIYGPQTVSASPYLINADSFQQVGLYFQDQIKLTPELTLILGGRQDFVQNTVYDRLTPANTNGRNDSAFTYRAAAIYNFDFGLAPYIMYATSFQPEIGTDINNRAFRPDTGDQVEGGVKFEPPGQGYFLTLAGFDIHRNNVLTPNPVNTLFQTQVGAVRSTGFEAQLVANVADGLNLVASFTKFDFTTLKDPDPVRVGKTPVNIPQTLASLFADYTIPTGPWRGFGFGGGVRYVGSSFADVANTLRVPDYVLFDAQVHYDYENWRFQVNATNLADRRFVASCQSDVSCFYGDARRVLAKVSYKW; from the coding sequence ATGAGAGTCGCTCACCCCCGTCCCGGCGCCAGGCGCCCTACCCTGCGCCCCACCCTGCGCGCTCTTCTGGCCGGCGCCTCGCTCGCCGTCCTGGCGCAGGCTGCCGTGAGCCCGGCGCTGGCGCAGGACGCCACGCCGCCGCGCCGCGGCGTCTCGAGCCCGCCGGCCGGGAGCAGCGTGCAGCTTGAGGAACTCAGCGTCGAGAGTCAGGGCGGCGGCGCACCGGTCTCGGCGGCCCGGGCCGGAGCGGCCGCGCGCGCGGTGGAGAGCCCGACCGGACCGATCGACGGCTTCGTGGCGAAGCGCTCAGCCACCGCGACCAAGACCAACACGCCGCTGATCGAGACGCCGCAATCGATCACCGTGGTGGGCCGCCAGCAGCTCGACACCCAGAACGCCCAGACCCTGACCCAGGCGACGCAGTACGTCGCCGGCACCTATGCGGGCACCTTCGGCGCCGACACGCGCCTCGACTTCTTCCAGCTGCGCGGCTTCGTGGTCAGCGATTACGGCCTCTACCTCAACGGCCTGCAGCTCCTGAACTTCGGCTTCGCCTACAGCCGGGTGGACACGTTCGGGCTGGAGCGCGTCGAGGTGCTGCGCGGCCCCTCCGCGGTGCTGTTCGGCGCCGGCAATCCCGGCGGCCTGATCAACCAGATCAGCAAGCGCCCGACCGAGAACCCGTTCGGCTATATCGAGGTCGGCGGCGGCTCCTTCGACCAGCGCTACGCCGCCTTCGACGTCGGCGGGCCGGCCGACCGGGAGGGCCACTGGTTCACCCGCCTGACCGGCTACGCCCGCAACGGCGGCACGCAGGTCCAGGGCGCCCCGGACGACAGCTACTACATCGCCCCGGCCTTCACCTATAAGCCGGACGGGTCGACCAAGTTCACGGTGCTGTCGAGCTTCCAGCACGACAACACGGCGGTGACCTCGAACTTCCTGCCCTATTACGGCACGGCGCGGCCCACGGTGCTCGGCCTGCGCATCCCGCGCTCGCTCAACGTGGGGGATGCCGGCTTCAACACCTACCAGCGCGACCAGGCCTTCATCGGCTACGAGTTCGAGCACGTCTTCGACGACACCTGGGCGGTGCGCCAGAACGCCCGCTACGCGTTCACGCAGAGCTACCAGAACTCGTATATCGGCCAGCTCGGCTATGCCGACCCGCTGCAGACCCAGCTCGCCCGCTACCTGTTCCGGGATCACGCCAAGATCGCGCAGCTCGACGTCGACACCCAGGCCGAGGCCAAGTTCTCCGACGGCTTCTTCCAGCACGACTTCCTGATGGGCGTGGAGTACCGGAACTTCCAGATCCACGACAACCAGGCCTCGGGCTTCCCCGGCCCGAACCTGAACATCTTCGCGCCGATCTACGGCCCGCAGACGGTCTCGGCCTCGCCCTACCTGATCAACGCCGACTCGTTCCAGCAGGTCGGCCTCTACTTCCAGGACCAGATCAAGCTCACGCCGGAGCTGACCCTGATCCTCGGCGGCCGGCAGGACTTCGTCCAGAACACCGTCTACGACCGCCTGACGCCGGCCAACACCAACGGCCGCAACGACAGCGCCTTCACCTATCGGGCGGCGGCGATCTACAATTTCGACTTCGGGCTCGCGCCCTACATCATGTACGCGACCTCGTTCCAGCCCGAGATCGGCACCGACATCAACAACCGGGCCTTCAGGCCCGATACCGGCGATCAGGTCGAGGGCGGCGTCAAGTTCGAGCCGCCCGGCCAGGGCTACTTCCTGACGCTGGCGGGCTTCGATATCCACCGCAACAACGTGCTCACCCCCAACCCGGTGAACACGCTGTTCCAGACGCAGGTCGGCGCGGTGCGCTCCACCGGCTTCGAGGCGCAGCTGGTGGCCAACGTCGCCGACGGCCTCAACCTCGTGGCATCCTTCACCAAGTTCGATTTCACCACGCTGAAGGATCCCGATCCGGTGCGGGTCGGCAAGACGCCGGTCAACATCCCCCAGACCCTCGCGTCGCTGTTTGCCGACTACACCATCCCGACCGGGCCGTGGCGCGGCTTCGGCTTCGGCGGCGGCGTGCGCTACGTCGGGAGCTCGTTCGCGGACGTCGCCAACACCCTGCGGGTGCCCGACTACGTGCTGTTCGACGCCCAGGTCCACTACGATTACGAGAACTGGCGCTTCCAGGTGAACGCCACCAACCTCGCCGACCGGCGCTTCGTCGCTTCCTGCCAGTCGGACGTGTCGTGCTTCTACGGCGATGCCCGCCGGGTGCTGGCGAAGGTCAGCTACAAGTGGTGA
- a CDS encoding alpha/beta hydrolase, which translates to MAGNGIANGALAALLAVQGAVLAVGPSRAQGTVPVQVPAPIRAASQAAPPGTVPAPAREPAPPSGPAPDEPVTRAGYFYIGGRYQKLGDKTVMVGQMFVQSRTPARVTQPYPLVMVHGLAQTGVNYLATADGRPGWVQHFAEKGYQVYVVDQVGRGRSGTNPEVYGPYDRLGSRSLERTHTAPEIYDLYPQAKLHTRWPGGPGVQGNAGFDQFFASQVPFLANSQQTEELVDPALLALLDKVGPAILLTHGQAALFGWAVSDARPDLVKAHVSVEPSGPPFFDVQFRGGKDFWEKAGDGRARAYGLTRMPLTFDPPVKAPEDLIVAQQAKAADGHVRCWLQGEPVRTLPNLAKVPTVLVTAEASFHAPYDTCTEAFLTQAGAKPDVIRLADRDLHGNGHMMMLETNSDAVADMLAGWLAGRVK; encoded by the coding sequence ATGGCCGGCAACGGCATCGCGAACGGCGCCCTGGCAGCGCTGCTCGCCGTTCAGGGGGCGGTCCTGGCCGTGGGACCGTCCCGGGCGCAGGGAACGGTCCCGGTCCAAGTCCCGGCCCCAATCCGGGCCGCGTCGCAGGCCGCGCCTCCGGGAACCGTCCCGGCCCCGGCGCGGGAACCGGCCCCGCCGTCCGGCCCGGCGCCGGACGAGCCGGTGACCCGGGCCGGCTACTTCTACATCGGTGGCCGCTACCAGAAGCTCGGCGACAAGACCGTGATGGTCGGCCAGATGTTCGTGCAGTCGCGCACGCCGGCGCGGGTCACGCAGCCCTACCCGCTGGTGATGGTCCACGGCCTCGCCCAGACCGGCGTGAACTACCTCGCCACGGCGGACGGTCGCCCGGGCTGGGTGCAGCATTTCGCCGAGAAGGGCTATCAGGTCTACGTGGTCGATCAGGTCGGACGCGGGCGCTCGGGCACCAACCCGGAAGTCTACGGCCCCTACGACCGGCTCGGCAGCCGCAGCCTCGAGCGGACCCACACGGCGCCGGAGATCTACGACCTCTACCCGCAGGCCAAGCTCCACACCCGGTGGCCGGGCGGGCCCGGCGTGCAGGGCAATGCCGGCTTCGACCAGTTCTTCGCCAGCCAGGTCCCGTTCCTCGCCAACAGCCAGCAGACCGAGGAGCTGGTCGATCCCGCCCTCCTGGCGCTGCTGGACAAGGTCGGGCCGGCGATCCTGCTGACCCATGGCCAGGCGGCGTTGTTCGGCTGGGCGGTCTCGGATGCCCGCCCCGACCTCGTGAAGGCGCATGTCTCGGTCGAGCCGAGCGGGCCGCCCTTCTTCGACGTGCAGTTCCGCGGCGGCAAGGATTTCTGGGAGAAGGCCGGCGACGGCCGCGCCCGCGCCTACGGGCTGACCCGCATGCCGCTGACCTTCGACCCGCCCGTGAAGGCGCCGGAGGACCTGATCGTGGCCCAGCAGGCCAAGGCAGCCGACGGGCATGTGCGCTGCTGGCTGCAGGGCGAGCCCGTCCGGACCCTGCCGAACCTCGCGAAGGTTCCGACCGTGCTGGTCACCGCGGAGGCCTCCTTCCACGCCCCCTACGACACGTGCACGGAGGCCTTTCTGACCCAGGCCGGCGCCAAGCCCGACGTGATCCGCCTCGCCGACCGGGATCTGCACGGCAACGGCCACATGATGATGCTGGAGACCAACAGCGACGCCGTGGCCGACATGCTGGCCGGCTGGCTTGCCGGCCGGGTGAAGTAA
- a CDS encoding condensation domain-containing protein, with protein sequence MTQLQSAQRTCCEFPCTPVQERFFVAELLAPGNAGLNIALRWSLVGPVSGTIVGLALRQLVARHEILRTAFVEGENGPVQRVYPTADLHVPELDLRLLGTVEREFDRISAEEARRPFDLSRAPLMRAQLLRFSEQESFLLITAHHIVADGWSMGILAREFATLCDGLIGGTPAALPELPVQYSDYALWQQALSDFGEGAAADAYWRARLAGFRRFEIATDFPRPPALTRDSAITSILMRPALTAAADRVARASGATWFTTMLTGLLLVLRARAGRDDVIVGTQVAGRYEVELENVVGPFINTLALRTDFAGVQNFAEALARVADTLQGALENGTTALETIIEIVKPERDPSRHPLFSINVIQQRAFDEVRCENLLLRGVPSQSAGALFDLNFFFAERTEGWRFSCEYNTALYRPETVVAMLEDTLSLLTGVLGDPRRPIPQLAARAAAAEAVAAPSSVARPVDQADDVVRRLLPLWRATLGAGSDEAGFLDAGGHSLSAFRLIARIQQTFEVRLEIDRFLGNPTVRALADVIRKATAPRDALASVVALQPHGAATPIIAFDNPFLFQDLAKRIGADRPFLCVMPAAHINGDPALSFAAVAAHYVEGIRRAQPQGPYILLGHCFGSHLAYEAAQQLVRDRADVACVIAVDGWAPGHLARRTRREAFLINTSYRLIRWQMALAKLLRGQLPLTRLLEKLRLRLGRPNPSAVPDAELERVLWLKDRLSQHPIAPYSGTILVVRALGEPTGLFLDPTLGWRELATGRLEIRDAPGNHFTIFEGESVQHVAAAVRQTLARLEDAGAPEPATA encoded by the coding sequence ATGACACAGCTGCAATCTGCGCAGCGCACCTGCTGCGAATTTCCCTGCACACCGGTGCAGGAACGCTTCTTCGTGGCCGAGCTCCTCGCGCCCGGCAACGCCGGCCTCAACATCGCGCTCCGCTGGTCGCTGGTCGGACCCGTGAGCGGAACCATCGTGGGTCTTGCGCTCCGTCAGCTCGTGGCCCGGCACGAGATCCTGCGCACAGCCTTCGTGGAAGGCGAGAACGGCCCTGTCCAGCGCGTCTATCCCACGGCGGATCTGCACGTGCCCGAACTCGACCTGCGGCTTCTGGGGACGGTGGAGCGGGAATTCGACCGGATCTCCGCGGAGGAAGCCCGGCGGCCCTTCGACCTGTCGCGTGCGCCCCTGATGCGCGCGCAGCTGCTCCGGTTCTCCGAGCAGGAAAGCTTCCTCCTGATCACGGCCCACCACATCGTCGCCGACGGCTGGTCGATGGGGATCCTCGCCCGTGAATTCGCCACGCTGTGCGACGGCCTCATCGGCGGGACGCCGGCAGCGCTGCCCGAGCTTCCGGTTCAGTACTCGGATTATGCCTTATGGCAGCAGGCCCTCTCCGATTTCGGCGAGGGGGCGGCCGCGGACGCTTACTGGCGCGCGCGCCTGGCGGGCTTCCGTCGCTTCGAGATTGCCACCGACTTCCCGCGACCGCCGGCCCTGACGCGCGACAGCGCCATCACGTCGATCCTGATGCGCCCCGCCCTGACCGCCGCGGCAGACCGCGTGGCGCGGGCCAGCGGCGCGACGTGGTTCACCACGATGCTGACGGGGCTGCTGCTCGTGCTGCGCGCCCGTGCGGGCAGGGACGACGTGATCGTCGGCACCCAGGTCGCAGGCCGTTACGAGGTCGAGCTCGAGAACGTCGTCGGACCCTTCATCAACACGCTGGCGCTGCGGACCGACTTCGCCGGCGTGCAGAACTTCGCGGAGGCGCTGGCGCGCGTCGCCGACACCCTGCAGGGCGCCCTCGAGAACGGCACCACGGCGCTCGAGACGATCATCGAGATCGTCAAGCCGGAACGGGACCCGAGCCGGCATCCGCTGTTCTCGATCAACGTCATACAGCAGCGGGCCTTCGACGAGGTCCGGTGCGAGAACCTCCTGCTGCGCGGCGTGCCCTCGCAGTCGGCCGGGGCCCTGTTCGACCTGAACTTCTTCTTCGCCGAGCGGACGGAGGGCTGGCGCTTCTCCTGCGAGTACAACACCGCCCTCTACCGGCCGGAGACCGTGGTCGCGATGCTGGAGGACACGCTGTCGCTCCTGACGGGGGTGCTCGGCGACCCCCGGCGGCCGATCCCACAGCTTGCCGCGCGGGCCGCCGCCGCGGAGGCCGTGGCGGCACCGTCTTCCGTCGCACGCCCGGTCGACCAGGCGGACGACGTCGTTCGGCGCCTGCTCCCCTTGTGGCGGGCGACCCTCGGCGCGGGCAGCGACGAGGCGGGCTTCCTCGACGCCGGAGGTCATTCCCTGAGCGCGTTCCGGCTCATCGCCCGCATCCAGCAGACCTTCGAGGTGCGGCTCGAGATCGATCGGTTCCTCGGCAACCCGACCGTGCGTGCGCTCGCCGACGTGATCCGGAAAGCCACGGCCCCGCGCGACGCGCTCGCCTCCGTGGTCGCCCTGCAGCCGCACGGCGCCGCGACCCCGATCATCGCCTTCGACAATCCCTTCCTGTTCCAGGACCTGGCGAAGCGGATCGGCGCCGACCGGCCCTTCCTCTGCGTCATGCCGGCCGCCCATATCAACGGCGATCCCGCGCTCTCGTTTGCCGCGGTGGCGGCCCATTACGTCGAGGGCATCCGCCGGGCCCAGCCTCAGGGTCCCTACATCCTTCTCGGCCACTGCTTCGGCAGTCATCTCGCCTACGAGGCGGCGCAGCAACTGGTCCGGGACCGCGCGGACGTCGCCTGCGTCATCGCGGTCGACGGCTGGGCGCCGGGCCACCTCGCCCGCCGCACCCGGCGCGAGGCCTTCCTGATCAACACGTCCTACCGCCTGATCCGCTGGCAAATGGCGCTCGCCAAGCTCCTGCGCGGGCAGCTGCCCCTGACACGGCTCCTCGAGAAGCTCCGGCTTCGGCTCGGCCGGCCCAACCCGTCGGCGGTCCCGGACGCGGAACTCGAGCGTGTCCTCTGGCTGAAGGACCGGCTGTCCCAGCACCCGATCGCACCCTACAGCGGGACCATCCTCGTGGTGCGCGCCCTCGGAGAGCCCACGGGACTGTTCTTGGACCCGACCCTCGGATGGCGCGAGCTCGCAACGGGGCGCCTCGAGATCCGGGATGCACCTGGAAACCACTTCACCATCTTCGAGGGCGAGTCGGTCCAACACGTCGCCGCGGCGGTGCGCCAGACACTCGCCCGGCTCGAGGACGCCGGCGCCCCAGAACCTGCGACCGCGTGA